Below is a genomic region from Gemmatimonadota bacterium.
GCTCCAGCGATAGCGCAGGAAAAATTCCCCAGCTTCTCCGAGCACCTCCAATGTACGGTGGTCGCCCGTCAAGTAGTAATAGTCGATCCAGTTGTCGATAAAGGTGTGCGAAGCGCAAGGCTCGTCGCCAAAGTGGTCGATGCTGTGTCGGAAACAGCCGCCGACCCGATACGGCCTGAGCGGGTGGTAGTGGCAGGTATCGACATCCATCGAGTGCCGGGTCATCGCCTCACCGAGACGGAACCAGCGCCCTGCCCCGCTGCGCAAATACTGGATCCACACCCCGTGGCGCGGGTCCCACTCGCTGTTGCACCATCCCCACCGGCCCCGGAAGCGCCAATCGCCGGTCGATTCCTCCCAGGCCACGAGCACATCGCCCCAGTCAAAAAAACCGTGCCAGCGGTTGACTTCAATGCTGCGCGCCATCCAATCGAGGAAGCCATCAATCATGCGCTCGGAGTGCGGGAAGGCATCTACCGCGCGGACCGCAAAGCCACCTGTGACCTGGCAGTGAGCCATCCAGACGGGATCAACCGCGACGTGTGGCCAATCGAGCAAAGCCGTCAGCCGTTGAGGGGCTTCTTCGCTGGTATAGCGCTGGAAGTAATCGATGAAAAATTCCGAGGTTTTTGCCGTGCCCAGGCCATCGCTGTACACGCCTTCTCCCTCGTGCCACGCCACCTCCTCGGCATAGCGCCTGAAATGCAGTCGTCCATCATCCGGATCTTTCCACAAAAACACGTCGATTCCCCCTTGATCCACGCCTATGGCTTTGGGATATTCCTCGACCATATAGCGCAACGCCACCCCGACCCCGGCTTCTTCGCCCTCCAACACCGCCCACCCACCGGCCCGTTCGCCTTCTGCTATCCTCTCTGAGCGCTCGCTGCGCCGCCGCTCCAGGCGGAAGTGGCGATCCTGGCGCTGGGCCAAAAGCAGGCCTTCGTCCCGACCGAGAACGCCTTCCATACACCGATTCCCCCCCACCCGATAGCGTCGTTTTCCCGCCCAATCCACCGGGATTCGCACGGCCAGTTCCCGCAATTCGGTCTGATCTGGATCGCAGGCCACCACGACGGTGTGCAGGACCCGCAAAAAGGCGTGACCGGCAAAGGCGTAGATACGCGTCACAAAACGGAAGGGTTGATAGCCGACGTAGTGGTGCATGGGCGCCTCGGATTCCAGGGCGCCTTCACAGCGAATCACCGCCCGCAGAGGCCCGGATTCTTCCACCTGGACCCGGTAAGCGCTTTCCCCCAGCGATGCCCGGCACATCCCGCCCATACCGTAGATCCGCCGCTGAGTCTCCCCACTTTCAAAAGCCTCGCAAATATCGGCCCAACTGTCGCCGCCCTGCGAACTCACAGCGACTTCTTCGACAAAGCCATCGGCCTCCTGCCGCCCCAATGACACCGCGTGTACCAGGCCATAGCGCTGCCGACTCACGGCAAAGCGCAAGGGGCCGGTACACACGACAAGGCGCTCGTCGCTCTCGCTTATTTGCAGTCGATTCGCCGGAGCAGCGCGAGGGGCTTCTCCTGCATAACACAAGTGGTAAATCGCCGATCCGACCACATCGGCTTGAAAATCGACCAGGACCCACTTGATACTGCCGTCGGGCCAATGGCTCAGTGGACGACTTTGCAGATCTACAGCCCGTCCCTGAGCATCCTCCAACCACAAATCGGCGCATTCGGCTACAGCCCCTTGTGGCAGAGGTACGCCCCGGGTCACAGGCCAGGCGTGGCGTTCGATTCCGCTCTCTTCCTGGACAGTCAATATTAGACGTTGCATATCTTCCTCTTCCTTATCGCGCTTGTGAACACACCGGGTATTTTAAAACAGCTTCTCAAAAAAAGCCAACATTTTACGCACTGCATTTTGGCAAGTCCATATCTGGTTTTATAATCTACACTTTTGTCTTTTTTTCTCTAACAACGCACTTTCTTCTATGCAAGTTGGCAATGCGCAAACGCAAATCTTTCTTGTACTTGACTCATAGCCCAAAAGCTGGTATTGTTAAGACTTCGAAAAATAAGTGGTGCTTTTGATCAAACCCTTTTTTTAAGAATATCCTTTATGAACGCCGAACTGGTACATGCAAAAACATTTGTGAACGACTTATTTGTTTTAATTAAATTTCGGATTGGGCTAATGGTCGTGTTTAGCACTTCTGTGGGATATGTGCTCGGCATGGGATATGTTCCCGATCCGATTCACATCTTCCATGTGCTATTCGCCACTTTTTTGACTACATCTGGCACGGGTGTTTTGAACCAGTTTATGGAGCGCGAGCGCGATGCGAGAATGGGACGCACGGCTGACCGACCACTGCCTGCGGGACGCATTGCGCCAGAGCTGGCCTTTTGCTTCGGGCTAATTTTGAGTGGTATGGGCATTCTCTATCTGGGGGTGCTGGTCAATATTTTGACCGCACTGGTGGGATTATTAACCGTAGTGGTATATTTGCTCCTCTATACGCCCTTAAAGCCCAAAACACCGCACAATACATCTATTGGTGCCATCGCAGGCGCATTGCCGCCAGTAGGTGGATGGACCGCGGCAACAGGTGTTTTGAGTGGCGAAGCGCTGGCTCTATTTGGCATTTTGTTTTTGTGGCAATTCCCCCATTTTTTGTCCATTGCCTGGCTTTATCGAGAAGATTACGCACGAGGCGGATTTCGCATGCTACCCATAGAAGACCCGCAAGGCCATAGAACCGCCCATCAGGTAGTACTTTATACTCTGGTCTTGTTGTCGTGCAGCCTGATACCAGCGCTATTGGGCATGGCTGGTGTCGCGTATTTTGGCGTTGCCGTTTTGCTCGGCCTGGGCCTGTTGTACGCCAGTTTAACCTTTGCGCAGTCGCGTACAGATGTGTTAGCGCGTCGCCTGATGCGAGCGACGCTCATATATCTGCCCGTATTGTGGACAGTAATGATGTTGGACAAAATCGCGTGAGACAAGTGTGCATCCAATTCAGAAGATACAGGAGGTGATAGGCTGACCTATCACCTTTCTTTTTATGTTAAGCAACCAATTGCAAGTAGCAATAGATGTCGAAAATGTGAGCCACAAATTTGGTGAGCATGTGGCCTTAGACAGTATCACATTACAGGTGATGGCCGGGGAAATGTACGGTCTTTTAGGCCCCAATGGAGGGGGAAAGACCACCCTATTTCGCATGTTGTGTACCATGCTGTCTCCCGACCACGGTTCAATTCACCTGTTGGGCAAAAACGCTGCTACCGGTGCTGTGCGCGCACGCATCGGGGTGGTTTTCCAGCATCCCAGCTTAGATACCCGTTTGACCGTATTGGAAAATTTGCGCCATCAAGGCCACCTCTACGGCTTGAAAGGCCGCTCGCTCTCCCAACGCATCGAAGAAGTACTGGACATGATGGCCCTCACCGATCGCGCAAAAGATCGGGTAGAAGTACTATCTGGCGGCTTACAGCGACGCGTTGAACTGTGCAAAAGTTTGCTGCACCACCCCAAAATATTGATATTTGATGAACCCTGCACAGGGCTTGATCCCGGTGCGCGGCGAGGATTTTGGGATGATCTGGATATTTTGCGGCGGACCTATGGCACGACACTGGTATTGACAACCCATTTTATGGAAGAGGCCGAGCGCTGTGACCGCATTGGCATTTTAGATCGTGGACGGCTAATTGCCGAAGGTACACCCGAGGCATTGAAGCGCACAGTGGGGTGCGAAGTCATTACCCTCGAGACACGCGATTCCAAAAGCCTGCAATTGCAAATCGAAAAAGTTGTGGGCCGCGATGTCCAGATAATTGATGGGCAGGTGCGTATTCCCTGCGATGACGGGCAGCAGTTATTAGCACAGTTGTATCCCCTTCTGCGAGAGAATGTTCAAGCCATGACTTTAAGCGTGCCCACACTTGAGGATGTTTTTGTGCAGCGAACGGGACACGGATTCCAAGTGGAGGATCAGTAGTGCGAATGGCTTTCTGGTTGCCCGTGGTGTCGCTCTGGCGGCGCGAACTGGTGCGCTTTGCCCGAGATCGCAATCGATTATTCGGTGCAATAGGCCAACCTCTCGTGTTCTGGTTGCTATTGGGCGCTGGTTTTGAAAAGTCTTTCGCACCCCTGGGTATTTCCAGTGGATATCTGGAATATATTTATCCGGGAATATTGTTGCTGATTGTGTTATTTACAGCGATCTTTTCGACTATCTCGGTCATTGAAGACCGGCGAGAAGGATTTATGCAATCGGTGCTGGTCGCGCCCGTATCCCGGACCGGATTAGTGCTCGGCAAGGTCTTGGGCGGAGGAACCCTGGCCTTTTTGGAAAGCCTGATATTTCTGGTATTTCTGGCCTTTTTGGATATACCCATCAGCATTGCATCTTTGGGCATGACCCTCATTTTCCTGGCTGTACTGGGCATTGCCCTCACAGCTTTGGGCTTTGCAATAGCCTGGCAGGCTTCATCCACTGCGGGATTCCACGCGGTAATGAATTTGCTTTTATTCCCCATGTGGGCACTTTCTGGCGCATTTTTCCCCGCGGAAGGTGCGTCGCGGTGGCTGGCGTACCTGATGGCAATAAATCCATTGACTTACGGTATGGACGGCTTACGCCAATCTCTTTACCTCACAACATCCGGCGCAAATACCCATTTGTGGTTTTGCGGTATAATAAGCGTGGCATTTGCAGTCCTGACCCTCAGCGCAGCCGTGTGGCAGGTAT
It encodes:
- a CDS encoding ABC transporter permease, producing the protein MAFWLPVVSLWRRELVRFARDRNRLFGAIGQPLVFWLLLGAGFEKSFAPLGISSGYLEYIYPGILLLIVLFTAIFSTISVIEDRREGFMQSVLVAPVSRTGLVLGKVLGGGTLAFLESLIFLVFLAFLDIPISIASLGMTLIFLAVLGIALTALGFAIAWQASSTAGFHAVMNLLLFPMWALSGAFFPAEGASRWLAYLMAINPLTYGMDGLRQSLYLTTSGANTHLWFCGIISVAFAVLTLSAAVWQVCRIKN
- the cyoE gene encoding heme o synthase, which codes for MNAELVHAKTFVNDLFVLIKFRIGLMVVFSTSVGYVLGMGYVPDPIHIFHVLFATFLTTSGTGVLNQFMERERDARMGRTADRPLPAGRIAPELAFCFGLILSGMGILYLGVLVNILTALVGLLTVVVYLLLYTPLKPKTPHNTSIGAIAGALPPVGGWTAATGVLSGEALALFGILFLWQFPHFLSIAWLYREDYARGGFRMLPIEDPQGHRTAHQVVLYTLVLLSCSLIPALLGMAGVAYFGVAVLLGLGLLYASLTFAQSRTDVLARRLMRATLIYLPVLWTVMMLDKIA
- a CDS encoding ATP-binding cassette domain-containing protein codes for the protein MSHKFGEHVALDSITLQVMAGEMYGLLGPNGGGKTTLFRMLCTMLSPDHGSIHLLGKNAATGAVRARIGVVFQHPSLDTRLTVLENLRHQGHLYGLKGRSLSQRIEEVLDMMALTDRAKDRVEVLSGGLQRRVELCKSLLHHPKILIFDEPCTGLDPGARRGFWDDLDILRRTYGTTLVLTTHFMEEAERCDRIGILDRGRLIAEGTPEALKRTVGCEVITLETRDSKSLQLQIEKVVGRDVQIIDGQVRIPCDDGQQLLAQLYPLLRENVQAMTLSVPTLEDVFVQRTGHGFQVEDQ
- a CDS encoding glycoside hydrolase family 127 protein; this encodes MQRLILTVQEESGIERHAWPVTRGVPLPQGAVAECADLWLEDAQGRAVDLQSRPLSHWPDGSIKWVLVDFQADVVGSAIYHLCYAGEAPRAAPANRLQISESDERLVVCTGPLRFAVSRQRYGLVHAVSLGRQEADGFVEEVAVSSQGGDSWADICEAFESGETQRRIYGMGGMCRASLGESAYRVQVEESGPLRAVIRCEGALESEAPMHHYVGYQPFRFVTRIYAFAGHAFLRVLHTVVVACDPDQTELRELAVRIPVDWAGKRRYRVGGNRCMEGVLGRDEGLLLAQRQDRHFRLERRRSERSERIAEGERAGGWAVLEGEEAGVGVALRYMVEEYPKAIGVDQGGIDVFLWKDPDDGRLHFRRYAEEVAWHEGEGVYSDGLGTAKTSEFFIDYFQRYTSEEAPQRLTALLDWPHVAVDPVWMAHCQVTGGFAVRAVDAFPHSERMIDGFLDWMARSIEVNRWHGFFDWGDVLVAWEESTGDWRFRGRWGWCNSEWDPRHGVWIQYLRSGAGRWFRLGEAMTRHSMDVDTCHYHPLRPYRVGGCFRHSIDHFGDEPCASHTFIDNWIDYYYLTGDHRTLEVLGEAGEFFLRYRWSEDPRFSFSLRSIANTLRALLYLWELTGKTRFKQRAEEIFQVIARGQNDDGSWHKRFQVSTPDRLPDQAPYGMATEGTTLAVEMGTAAPFTPAEHKALGGASTAGKQVLSYADQKGYQTHYLMIGIELLHRLTGRTDVAECYLRAVDWFCGGPGVFDPEMAWKQRYGGVLCRHLSYAYRLTGERGYLEVGQHLLRRLAESQDWSDDPKRRGAVGLSPMYLSLLFFGVPHLLGALQDAGMDE